One window of the Rufibacter radiotolerans genome contains the following:
- a CDS encoding sulfite exporter TauE/SafE family protein: MITEILLFLVGVAVSAFGTMVGFGGGVFLVPILIIFFQFPIELAIGSAMCALLPGALVASIFNFREKSIDYVVASLLQLPAMLGTVIGAFLVAYIPVLPMQVFFALFVLSIGIYMLATYRKVQTRQRGMMYRINRMPTSFIRKNHPRHLAYRLNGSLMAFLGLCTGVIAGLFGIGGGFLQTPIMIKAFNIPSQIAISTSLFILIITSLSGISSHYWLGNIDWNQSIPLMLAFAVGALLGNILKKRQATTSRKSSERLIGIGLVLAGASVIIHIFLKYEF; this comes from the coding sequence TTGATTACAGAAATTCTTCTATTTTTAGTGGGGGTGGCGGTAAGCGCTTTCGGGACGATGGTGGGCTTTGGGGGCGGGGTGTTTCTGGTGCCCATCCTGATCATTTTCTTCCAGTTTCCTATTGAGCTGGCCATTGGCAGTGCCATGTGCGCCTTGCTTCCGGGGGCGCTGGTCGCGTCTATCTTCAACTTCCGGGAGAAAAGTATTGATTACGTGGTGGCCTCTCTGCTGCAGTTGCCGGCCATGCTGGGAACCGTGATCGGGGCTTTTCTGGTGGCCTACATTCCGGTGCTTCCCATGCAGGTGTTCTTTGCCTTGTTTGTGCTATCCATTGGTATTTACATGCTGGCCACCTACCGCAAGGTACAGACCCGCCAGCGCGGCATGATGTACCGCATTAACCGCATGCCCACTTCCTTTATCCGGAAGAACCACCCCAGGCACCTGGCCTACCGGCTGAACGGCAGCCTGATGGCGTTTCTGGGACTGTGCACGGGCGTTATTGCCGGTCTGTTTGGGATTGGGGGCGGCTTTCTCCAGACGCCCATTATGATCAAGGCTTTCAACATCCCCTCGCAGATTGCTATCTCCACCTCCTTGTTTATTCTGATCATTACCAGCCTTTCCGGCATCTCCTCGCACTATTGGCTGGGCAATATTGACTGGAACCAAAGCATTCCTTTAATGCTGGCCTTCGCGGTGGGGGCGTTGCTGGGGAATATCCTCAAAAAAAGGCAAGCCACTACCTCCCGCAAATCGTCTGAACGGCTTATTGGCATTGGGCTGGTCTTGGCCGGGGCCAGCGTGATCATCCATATCTTCCTCAAATACGAATTCTAG
- a CDS encoding response regulator, whose translation MKKLDGVLLIDDDDTNNFLNHRLLSRMKITDKIKEFRNGKLAFDYLYAVSQGHVETQSTDYFKPALILLDINMPVMDGFEFLSLFEKLDPGFRKDVVLALLTTSEHNQDTERAAAGHIAYLTKPLNEEKVQYLLDTYFQEKEG comes from the coding sequence ATGAAAAAATTAGACGGTGTATTGCTCATTGACGATGATGATACCAATAACTTCCTCAACCACCGCCTGCTCAGCAGGATGAAGATCACAGACAAGATCAAGGAATTCCGGAACGGGAAACTGGCCTTTGACTACCTGTATGCCGTAAGCCAGGGCCACGTAGAGACGCAGTCCACGGACTATTTCAAGCCTGCCCTTATCCTGCTGGACATTAACATGCCGGTCATGGATGGGTTTGAGTTCCTGTCACTGTTTGAGAAGCTGGACCCGGGTTTCCGCAAGGACGTGGTGCTGGCCCTGCTCACTACCTCAGAGCACAACCAGGACACCGAACGCGCCGCCGCCGGCCACATTGCCTACCTTACCAAGCCCCTCAACGAAGAGAAGGTGCAGTATCTGCTGGATACCTATTTCCAGGAGAAGGAAGGCTAA
- a CDS encoding sensor histidine kinase: MDRTVLLYQLPQQIPSSVSAKAKGLEGLFLASELLVVTAFLMVAAILFYLTFKREDRERKLVLLLFGVIALMGGIVHLFSFWVNDRWLEPLLIVKLVLGLIANVAAIMLFKAIPNLLAIPSLRQLSRNNAALREQIEERQRIELALQESKQELEKQVQERSAQWITANRDLEEEIKKRQRAEKKLMAKNYQLIKKNADLDDFVYYASRDLKGPVLNVSGLVEAIREDLPPDNPELNQLFARLDDSVARIHRKLNNLTEVSRIQKPLEESKMDMVPFVEVLAQVKARLAEHLQTSGADLQVDFSAAPEVFFSKDNLFSLLYNLLSNSIKYREPQRPLQIFLSSALEEGYIVLKVQDNGIGIDITKYGPQLFSLFRRFHDHVEGSGVGLYIIKRIMENNRGKVEVESVIGEGTTFRLYFVNHLKATATRV, translated from the coding sequence ATGGACAGAACCGTGCTTCTTTATCAATTACCCCAACAAATACCCTCAAGCGTTTCTGCCAAGGCCAAAGGGCTGGAAGGTCTGTTTCTGGCCAGTGAGCTTCTGGTGGTCACCGCTTTTCTCATGGTGGCGGCTATTCTTTTCTACCTCACCTTTAAACGCGAAGACCGGGAACGCAAGCTGGTACTACTCTTATTCGGGGTCATCGCCCTTATGGGCGGCATTGTGCACCTGTTCAGTTTCTGGGTGAATGACCGCTGGCTGGAGCCTTTGCTCATAGTGAAACTGGTGCTGGGCCTTATTGCCAACGTGGCGGCTATCATGCTCTTCAAGGCCATTCCCAACCTGCTGGCCATTCCCAGCCTGCGGCAACTGAGCCGAAACAATGCCGCCCTGCGCGAGCAGATAGAAGAACGCCAGAGAATAGAGCTAGCGCTGCAGGAGTCTAAGCAGGAGCTGGAGAAGCAGGTGCAAGAGCGCAGCGCCCAATGGATCACCGCCAACCGCGACCTGGAAGAGGAGATCAAGAAACGCCAGCGCGCTGAGAAAAAGCTCATGGCCAAGAATTACCAGCTGATAAAGAAAAACGCCGACCTGGACGACTTTGTCTACTACGCCTCCCGCGATTTAAAAGGGCCGGTTCTGAACGTGAGCGGGCTGGTGGAGGCCATCAGGGAAGACCTGCCGCCAGATAACCCAGAGCTGAACCAACTCTTTGCCCGCTTAGATGACTCCGTGGCCCGCATTCACCGCAAGCTCAACAACCTAACCGAGGTAAGCCGCATCCAGAAACCGCTGGAAGAGTCAAAAATGGACATGGTGCCCTTTGTGGAGGTGCTGGCACAGGTGAAAGCCCGCCTAGCCGAGCACTTACAGACCTCCGGGGCAGACCTGCAGGTAGATTTCTCGGCCGCGCCCGAGGTGTTTTTCTCCAAAGACAACCTCTTCAGCCTGCTGTACAACCTGCTTTCTAACTCCATCAAGTACCGTGAGCCCCAACGGCCCCTGCAGATTTTCCTATCCTCTGCGCTGGAAGAGGGCTACATTGTCCTGAAAGTGCAGGACAACGGCATTGGTATTGATATAACTAAATACGGTCCTCAGTTGTTCTCCTTGTTCCGGCGGTTCCATGACCACGTAGAAGGCAGCGGCGTAGGACTTTACATCATAAAACGAATTATGGAGAACAACCGCGGCAAGGTAGAGGTGGAGAGCGTGATAGGCGAAGGCACCACTTTCCGGCTGTATTTTGTGAACCATCTTAAAGCTACCGCCACACGCGTATGA
- a CDS encoding carboxypeptidase-like regulatory domain-containing protein, translating into MVKRLGFLFFLVLGLLVAQEGAAQTAGHSIWVSGQVLQEKDKSPIAGASVYQKSTGQGVATNEHGAFRLQIPASDTLVFRALGYKEKTYVPALRSVTELRVNILLQQETVQLKEVKVSQQATPEKVDRVLRNMKPRPAPPKPRLNPNIPIFLVPPGSPAPADPLISPLTFLYEQFSKEGRQRSRVAKLMEERERQKQLERLIIRQDSIRQARLRYNRFFRDTTSFYDPRW; encoded by the coding sequence ATGGTCAAGCGTTTAGGCTTCTTGTTTTTCTTGGTTCTTGGCCTTCTGGTAGCGCAGGAGGGAGCAGCTCAAACCGCAGGGCACAGCATCTGGGTAAGCGGCCAGGTATTGCAGGAAAAAGACAAGTCACCTATTGCGGGGGCCTCTGTCTACCAGAAAAGCACCGGGCAGGGGGTGGCCACCAATGAGCACGGCGCCTTCCGGCTGCAGATACCGGCCTCAGACACGCTGGTGTTTAGGGCGCTGGGTTACAAAGAGAAAACGTACGTGCCCGCCCTGCGCAGCGTCACGGAGCTGCGGGTGAACATTCTGCTGCAGCAGGAAACCGTGCAGTTAAAGGAGGTGAAGGTGTCGCAACAGGCTACCCCAGAGAAAGTAGACCGCGTGCTGCGGAACATGAAACCCCGGCCTGCGCCGCCCAAACCCCGGTTAAACCCCAATATTCCAATTTTCCTGGTGCCGCCCGGGTCTCCCGCGCCCGCAGACCCGCTTATAAGTCCGCTTACGTTTTTGTATGAGCAGTTTTCTAAGGAGGGCCGGCAACGTAGCCGCGTGGCTAAACTCATGGAGGAGCGTGAACGGCAGAAACAGCTGGAGCGACTCATCATCCGGCAGGACTCCATTAGGCAGGCCCGCCTGCGCTATAACCGGTTCTTTAGAGACACCACCAGCTTCTATGACCCCCGTTGGTAA